The genomic DNA CGGCCATTCGGCCGGTCTAGGCCAAGTGCTATAGTTTCTTCGGAATCGATACCGTATGGGCTCTGTGTAAACGCACCGGCGACCGGAGGATGGTGCTGGTTTGCTGCACCTTCGCGGCACACATACTTTAATTACTTCGCGTTCGGAACGACCCACAGTTCGGTTGATTCCAACGCGCGATCGCGGCGGACGGGCTTGAAAACGCTCGTGATGCGGCCGGCCGTCACACCGAATTTGGCGAGATCTCTTAGAATTTCACGCCGCTTTTGTGCGAACTTTGCCTGGGACGTTTCTGCGATCACTATCTTGCCCCGGCTCTTCGGGCTGGCATTGAGTTCCGCCGCATATTCCTTGAGGTCATACAGATTTCCAAAACAACCTGGGATTCCGTCGGAATATTCGGCGGCATACATATACGGCTTGGTTGGCGGCTTGGCTTCCTTGGGCGTATCGATGGGGCCGTCGCCCGCTTCCGGCGTTGGCATATCCGCTCCCGCGGTCACGAGCCAGAACTGCGTCTTTGCATCTTTCATTAATGAAGCATCGGTGAAGGTCAGCCGTGTTTGGTCGAATTGCCGCATCTTGATGTAATTGGTGAGCGAAAGTTTACGGCGACGGCCAGAATCAGGTTCGGCAGTAGCTGAGTAGATAACGATCACGCCCTGATCGTTCGGGTTGATATTGAGCTCGATCAGGAACGAATCCAAGCGAGCAAACCCTTCCTCACAGTTATTGCCGGCAGTTCGGAACTCGTCGACCAAGCGTGCAGTTGGCCATAACTCAAAAATCACAGAATCCGACGCGGTTGTCGAGCACGCCGGCATCCAGCTGTTGCCGGAAATTTCGACTGTAGCCGTTAGCGATGTCCCCGCAACCGACCGGTCTGTCGCGACGTTGATCGAACGGGTGCCTTGACCGCTGACGATGGTACCGGCGGAAACGGTCCAGTTGTACGTGGCGTCCACCGATCCGCCGACCGAAGCCGTAAAAGTAAGCTGTTCGCCCACGTTCAATGCTCTGTCCGGGCCGTCAACCTTTATCACAGGGCAAACATCCACGTGGACACAGCTATCACATTCTTTGACCGTGGCGGTAGCAGTTTTCGACTCGGTGACCCGCCCGTCCTTTTCGACCGCCGCCGCCGTGATCGTGTACGTTCCGGCCATTGCCCCGGAAAGGTCCCAGTCGAATTCGAGCGGCCCAACACGATTTGCCCGGCCACCCGAAACTATTACGTCCACGCGGGCATTTTTTACGTCCCGGCCTGCGACGGTCGCCTTGACCCGAATTGTCCAATCGTCGCTGCAGCCTTCACCCGAAGGTCTGATACCGGGCGCACATGGCCTAATAACTACCGTTTTGGAAAGTTCCAATTTATCGATCCGAACATCAACCGAAGCCGCGGAAGCAGCGGCAACCCGTCCGGTTTCAACGACGTGGAAGATGGAGATCAGAACCGATACTAATGCGAGCAGAAGAATTTTCGAGATCATATATTTGTCTGTTCAGTTTACACATTATCGACTGATCCCGACAATACAGTTTGAAACGGCTGTCGGAGTATTTCCGAGCCATTCGCGTACCGGCAGCGAGTAATGAACATTCGAACATGCCGCATCGAACCGATCGATCTCATAGCTCGGCGTTCGATATTGAGATATTTATTGGGGGTTTTGAGCGGAAAAGTCAATGCCGGCCCGGCTCGGGCATGCGAACGACCTCGACTGAACAAGATGCACGGGCTGAGACGGCGACCGAAACGCTGCCGAGAAGGAATCGTTCGAACGAATTAAGCGAACAATGCGGGCCAACGAAGATGCTGTTCGCTCCCCAGATCTCGGCTTGTTCGGTGATCATCTCGGCAGGATGCCCGAGCGTTACTTTCAGAGTGGTGCGGAGCCCCGCGTCCGTTAGTTTTTCGAGCGCACTTGCCGCCAGCGTTTCAGCCCATTGGTGTGCGAATCTGGCCTCGATGGTTGCATCCGACATTTGTGGAGTAAAACGTCCGATCGTGCTCAAAACGGAGGAGTCGGCCACAGCCAAGAGACTTACTTCGGCTGCCGGGCCCCATTTTCGGAGAGCGATCGCATCGACGGCCTTTATCGCGGCGGGCGAACCATTAAATCCGACCAAAATCTTTTCGGGCTGATCGCCACTGCCGCCCTTTCCGCGAGCGATCCGAACGGAGCATTCTGCTTCGGTCAATAATGTCTGAGTCGTTTGGCCGAGAAAACTAGTGCCGTGTCCGATATTTTGTCGCTCTCCAAGAACGAGAAGATCGGGTTGATAAACCTCCGCGGCTGCCAATATCTCACGGGGCGGCGAACCCTCACGTATCTCGGCGGCCAACTTCCAACTTGGAAATTCAGCATGAAGTATCGAAAGCCCTTCTCGAGAAACGCTCCCCGCTTCGTCCAGCGATCTTGGCGTTTGCCATGAATCGGCTACGGTTATCAGTCGGACCTCGGCCGCACCCGAAAGCCCGGCACGATGCATATCATAGAGTGCAGCCTTTGAAGCCTCGGAACCGTCATAGCCAATAAGAATTCGCATCTTTGTCGCCACCTATTGTTAAATTGCCGCCCCGCCAACAGCTAACGGGAGATCCACGGCTTGAGCGGACGTATTGCAAGCATTGTGCCAAACGAAAACAGACTGTTTTTGACTTGTTTCGGTCGAACAGGTGCGTAGATTTTCGCGGGGGGCCGCGAAAAGTTTCCGAGATGATCCTTTTTCCTCGCTGCTCAGGTCAGCACTAAGTCGATAAAATATGGCTGCGGATGGGATCTAACATTGGAACGATGGTTGCACTGCGCAGTGTTCCGGACATGAATTGAAAGAAATATTGCGTTGGATCCGGAACTACGGAGGTAACGGCGATGTTACATAAGCGAGAAGGCGAATCAGCTGCGATGTTTTTCATCCGTTGGACAGGAAGGCTTCTAAGCCTCGCGACGGGGTTGCTTTTGGCACTCTTCTTCCTCGGCGAAGGTTTGCATTTCTCCGAGCTGGCCGCTTTGGAGCTGATCGGACTGCTTTTCTTTCCGTTCGGCCTGTTGATCGGATTTGCGGTCGGTTGGCATAACGAACTTGCCGGCGGAGGAATATCTGTTGTTAGCGTTGCTGCCTTTTATCTTATTTACGGGATGGTCGCGAACGGGTCTTTGCCAAGCGGATTTTTCTTTTGCATTATTTACAGTTCCCGGCTTGCTATTTCTAGCTTATGGCCTGATCGACCGTATCGCTCTCCATCATCACCGATCTGGGCGAGTCACATTCTGACCACTTGGGGTAGCTAAATGGATACTTATATTGATGCAAGCGATCGGCAATATGCGGCAAACGCGGAGTTTCGTGCGATCGAAAAGCACGACAACGGCGAGCACATCATCGCGGCACTTGTTGGCACCGCTACCGGGCCGACGTTAA from Acidobacteriota bacterium includes the following:
- a CDS encoding universal stress protein translates to MRILIGYDGSEASKAALYDMHRAGLSGAAEVRLITVADSWQTPRSLDEAGSVSREGLSILHAEFPSWKLAAEIREGSPPREILAAAEVYQPDLLVLGERQNIGHGTSFLGQTTQTLLTEAECSVRIARGKGGSGDQPEKILVGFNGSPAAIKAVDAIALRKWGPAAEVSLLAVADSSVLSTIGRFTPQMSDATIEARFAHQWAETLAASALEKLTDAGLRTTLKVTLGHPAEMITEQAEIWGANSIFVGPHCSLNSFERFLLGSVSVAVSARASCSVEVVRMPEPGRH